The genomic region taattttttttgtcacgaaaATAATAATAGTGATTTACCATTTGTTTTATACATAATATGAGGTCAACTAATTCTCAAATAATAGCGTCAATAAAAATATGTAGCAAATTCATGTTTGATAATAATGAATATAAAAAAGGTAACCAAATGACAAGCATCAAGTAACAATAGTTCATACTTCACAGGTTGGGTAGACTCGAGttgaaatcaaacaaaaaaaacttAATTTATCTTTGACTGAACGGATCGACAAATCTAAGATTGCTTAAGAGTTAAAAACACAAATTCCCAtcaagaaaaaaacaaaaattactGCTGTAATTTAGTCTTAATCGTTAGTGAAAATGAGAATTCTATGCAAAAGACTTTAAAAAACTGTTCACATAGGTTAAATAATAAGCATAAGCATAACTGGTGAAAATAAATACATTCAAATTAATGCTAAAGATAAACTATTAAACACCCAGAAACTGGGATCTAGAAAGAGagatgaatatgaatatgaatataaaTATGGTTACGGAACTATACCTGTTATGAGGAGGCCCTAACCTGGTTGAGGCGCCGATTTTTCTATGTTGCAAGTTGTTGATATTCTAAAATACTCGGTCTCAGACCCGGTTTGGTAATCAGCAGATTAATATTAGCCGAAATAAATTGGTCTAGCAGATTATAAATGGCAGAATGACAGATTGGATTGacaggtttgactagtatattttaATTAGCAGATTTACTTGAAGTGTTTGATAATTAACGAATTTAGGTAAATAGATTGTTGTATTTATGTGTAAATAGCTGATAGATTCATTTTCCGCAATCTACTGATATGAATATGTTGGGAGCAGCATAATCTACTCTTTCTTGCAACACAATATGTCATTACCGAACACTCAAATTAGGATATTAATGAGCAAACGTGATAAAAGCTTTGAATATGCTGAAAAAATACAAATTCGCTGTTTACCAAACATATCCAAATGAAAAACCCTAGCCTCCATAAAAAACTTGGCCCAACCACCAAATTAACGGGTTAGGTTATACAGATCGGGTTAAATATCGACCCGTTTGAGAGGTTTATATAAGGGGGGAAGATAGCCGGATAGGTACCCtaaaaaaatatgaaataattgtATGTAATTGTTAACTCTAGCCGCCTTTTTTTTTGTGTAAGGCGCAGTTTCAAAGATGGGATCCGAGTACTACAAGCATTGGATGTTTGATCCAGACGTAAAAACGATAATTGAAAATGATGACAAGGAACGATTCTTGGGGGTGCTTTCAGATTACGTGGATACTATAGAAATGCGTTTGTTTGTAAGGTGTGCGTCATATCATGCCAAAAAGTGTATGATCGCAATGATCAAAGGGGAAGGGTGCATACCTGCCCTTGAACTTTATGCTAGATCAACACCTAACGGTCCTGTTCGTAGTATACCAACACCTCTTGCATCTGTTGCTTACTACTTTCATGAAGCTTATGATGTTATGGAGCTATTGCTCAGTCTTGGACCTCTTGATCATCCCAACATTAAGTGTGATGTGCGCTTCCCTTCTCTCGCTCCTGGTCTCGTTCCGATTGACCATATACTCTCGTCTGTAAGGTAGTTATATACGGCCCTCGATCTTAAGCCTTTTATTTGCTACTACCCTCATTACTCCATTATTCTCACACATATTTCATTCACTCTTGTCGCAGTTATTTACCGCATCTCTGTACATGGGCTTCAGGCACCTCTCCCTTCAAACTTATTATTTTACTCTGCCAATGGGATTCGGTGGGTTGTTTACAAATAAGGATTTATATATAACGCTGCCTTCTGTTTATTTGTCcaattcatggattatacaaccagttgtacggTATACAATCCGAACTTTATGTTAAAtgatatgagctttattagaaagtatttgAACTCAtacatttacacattaaaaatatgaactttgaattagctcgggaaaaaaatacatataggctcggattcttataccttggttgtacaatgtTCTATATACAACttgatgtataatcctatttatgttatttgtctGGAAATTAACATGCAATCCTTGTGATATTTCTTATTTTCCTGTTTCCTGATGCAGAAATCAAAATTGGACTCTGCACGGTTGCTTGCTCCACACACCGATGGCCTAAACGATATTGCATGGTCGTATGTTGTAAAAGGAAGGTTGGAATCATTTGCGGCTTTGCTTCTTGTGGCCCCAGAAAAGGCCCTGCTTCCTTTTGAATCCGGTATTTTATTTTGGAAAATGAATTGGCGTCATTGGGTCACTCTCTCACATGCAATAAGTGGGGACCCCCTCAATAAAGaa from Silene latifolia isolate original U9 population chromosome 3, ASM4854445v1, whole genome shotgun sequence harbors:
- the LOC141646389 gene encoding uncharacterized protein LOC141646389; this encodes MGSEYYKHWMFDPDVKTIIENDDKERFLGVLSDYVDTIEMRLFVRCASYHAKKCMIAMIKGEGCIPALELYARSTPNGPVRSIPTPLASVAYYFHEAYDVMELLLSLGPLDHPNIKCDVRFPSLAPGLVPIDHILSSVSYLPHLCTWASGTSPFKLIILLCQWDSKSKLDSARLLAPHTDGLNDIAWSYVVKGRLESFAALLLVAPEKALLPFESGLTIRQRITDILNILSPEGDLDHVAAIYRYMLIEACTLLDILEKTGGALRLYCSSMHEYVPPHKVLIDVVSLLKKAGYALQPTDIDLRDCYRKCPEIKKASVFKLSDSECPSNKYRLPSSYTWVQGFGANIYGYPNPGNCRLFRKLRSGPGLNLKTPAFESPLVSTAAGQVEKCGSGIPRKYLAYIGFRLKKGIKF